The Microbacterium sp. LWO12-1.2 genome includes a window with the following:
- a CDS encoding Eco57I restriction-modification methylase domain-containing protein, translating to MSMTAASRRHIPDILDCLAQLSNDEVPTPPKFANQMLDLLPGEAWSDPNLKWLDPFVKSGVFLREVATRLLSGLTEWEPDFEKRRDHIFRNMLYGTSITEMTGLLARRSLYYSRDASGEMSVIKFASPDGNVPFVPAKHTFKKARCVICGAPEDLERGDSRENHAYSFIHGAYPIEELKDMKFDVIVGNPPFQIDDGGHNASATPIYQHFVEAAIDMGPRYVLMITPSRWFGGGKGLDKYRERMLNDRHMQHLVDYPKLYDGFPGVKIRGGVSYFLWNRDYEGPCNIQTMWDGKPVGEPVARYLNAYDVLVRRNEAVSILEKVRAKGEPTLNNRVSSAKPFGLRTFFHGAPKPDGLSNPVKLYGSQRVSWVERADIPQNDAWVDDWKVLMTAVQGTSAAVETMFLGKPIVAAPGSASTETYLVTGRFDGFAEAEWFAGYLRTRFARFLVSLRKSTQHATRDVYSFIPDLPMDRQWTDDKLYERYGLTDEEVAFIESQVKEMPSNAQVVDE from the coding sequence ATGAGCATGACTGCCGCGTCCCGGAGGCACATCCCGGACATCCTCGACTGCCTCGCGCAACTCTCGAACGACGAGGTTCCCACTCCTCCGAAGTTTGCAAACCAGATGCTCGACCTCCTCCCTGGCGAGGCATGGAGTGACCCGAACCTGAAGTGGCTGGACCCGTTCGTGAAGTCGGGAGTGTTTCTGCGTGAGGTCGCCACCCGGCTCCTCTCAGGCCTCACCGAATGGGAACCGGACTTCGAGAAGCGACGCGATCACATCTTCCGCAACATGCTCTACGGCACCTCGATCACTGAGATGACCGGACTACTTGCGCGACGCAGCCTCTACTACTCGCGCGATGCGTCCGGCGAGATGTCAGTCATCAAGTTCGCGAGTCCCGACGGCAACGTGCCGTTCGTGCCGGCGAAGCACACATTCAAGAAAGCGCGTTGCGTCATCTGCGGTGCGCCTGAAGACCTTGAGCGCGGCGACTCACGCGAGAACCACGCGTACTCATTCATCCACGGGGCCTACCCCATCGAGGAGCTGAAAGACATGAAGTTTGACGTCATTGTCGGAAATCCCCCGTTCCAAATCGACGACGGCGGGCACAACGCGAGTGCGACGCCGATCTACCAACACTTCGTCGAAGCAGCCATCGACATGGGTCCGCGCTATGTGCTCATGATTACCCCGTCGCGCTGGTTCGGCGGCGGCAAGGGTCTCGACAAGTATCGCGAACGCATGCTCAACGACCGGCACATGCAGCACCTGGTCGACTACCCCAAGCTGTACGACGGTTTCCCCGGGGTCAAGATTCGTGGAGGCGTCTCGTACTTCCTCTGGAACCGGGACTACGAGGGCCCCTGCAACATTCAGACCATGTGGGACGGAAAACCAGTGGGTGAGCCCGTCGCGCGGTACCTCAACGCGTATGACGTACTTGTCCGACGTAATGAAGCTGTGTCCATCCTCGAGAAGGTTCGCGCGAAGGGCGAGCCCACGCTGAACAATCGCGTCTCGAGCGCGAAGCCCTTTGGTCTCCGCACGTTCTTTCACGGGGCGCCGAAGCCGGACGGACTCTCGAACCCTGTGAAGCTCTACGGGTCGCAGCGAGTGTCGTGGGTCGAACGTGCAGACATTCCTCAGAACGACGCGTGGGTCGACGACTGGAAGGTGCTCATGACCGCCGTTCAGGGCACCAGCGCCGCGGTGGAGACCATGTTCCTGGGAAAGCCCATCGTCGCGGCGCCCGGTAGTGCTTCGACCGAGACCTACCTGGTCACCGGGCGATTCGATGGATTTGCCGAGGCCGAGTGGTTCGCAGGCTATCTTCGCACACGGTTCGCCCGGTTTCTCGTTTCCCTGCGCAAGTCAACGCAGCACGCGACACGCGATGTCTACTCGTTCATCCCGGACCTGCCGATGGATCGGCAGTGGACAGACGATAAGCTCTACGAGCGGTACGGACTCACCGATGAGGAAGTCGCGTTTATCGAATCTCAAGTCAAGGAGATGCCGTCGAACGCGCAGGTGGTGGACGAGTGA
- a CDS encoding GIY-YIG nuclease family protein: MSVNPNDPTVPKRVYAVTADGGRDVKWTRDVNGTIITGTGRIKVGDTTLGEGKQRVKQWAGTMFPGLAGVDILLDELADKPDGTYFRDLQVHKVLTDAGVRRDQEWFECTIDEVRAAIVAVRQGRSYDVKRVLDFGLRPEQQDAVDITAGYFREHAAESGASHFLWNAKMRFGKTFTTYKLAADMDWSRVLVLTYKPAVQSAWKDDLASHVDFVDWEFIDRSVDSDDADNIASGTDPFVWFASFQDLKGKTTDGRIKKHNETIHLVDWDAIVIDEYHFGAWRQTARDLYDPTEKALAEEEAPEDDIVEHDFGLKAKHYLYLSGTPFRAITNGEFTEDQVFNWTYIDEQREKEGWDNPELENPYLDLPRMEMYTYRMGAAAEAWADDGEFNGFSLNEYFRAGKADGGGKNDYEFKDKDRVLEFLEMLRGKLSDQQKTHIIAGQKPPFPYESARFSAGIRHTVWYMDDVAACYAMKDLLETSPYFKDYVIHVAAGTRAGQGAKAKKPVEDAIAKAERDGKAGSITLSCGKLMTGVTIKQWSAIFMLRSLKSPESYFQAAFRVQSPWVVTRAGEPREVVKPTCYVFEFDPNRALSLLAEYGTKLANSEKDVPEKVLGELINYLPIFAFDGARMDPLDATEVLNWASAGIGATALAQRWNSPLLVDVNDTTLQKLLDSPDLLASLEQIEDFRNLATDVSKVITANKKLKATKREKGEKGQPLDDDDKKVAKENANKRKEIREKLQKFIARVPVFMYLTDHRESALVDVITSLDPVLFERVTGLTIADFEMLANIGVFNAQHMNFAIHQFRQFENASLRYADEDPTPALPGRIGVWDTVVDSVGESSP, translated from the coding sequence GTGAGCGTCAACCCAAACGACCCAACCGTTCCGAAACGCGTTTACGCAGTCACTGCCGACGGCGGGCGCGACGTCAAGTGGACCCGCGATGTGAACGGCACCATCATCACGGGAACTGGGCGCATCAAGGTCGGCGACACAACCCTCGGTGAGGGCAAGCAGCGAGTCAAGCAGTGGGCCGGAACCATGTTCCCCGGGCTCGCCGGCGTGGACATCCTGCTCGATGAACTCGCGGACAAGCCCGACGGAACCTACTTCCGCGACCTTCAAGTCCACAAGGTCCTCACGGACGCGGGCGTTCGTCGTGACCAGGAATGGTTCGAGTGCACCATCGACGAGGTGCGCGCGGCCATCGTCGCTGTCCGTCAGGGGCGGTCGTATGACGTGAAGCGCGTGCTGGACTTCGGTCTCCGCCCGGAGCAGCAGGATGCGGTGGACATCACGGCCGGCTATTTCCGTGAGCACGCCGCCGAAAGCGGCGCGTCCCACTTCCTGTGGAACGCGAAGATGCGGTTCGGGAAGACTTTCACGACCTACAAGCTCGCCGCCGACATGGACTGGTCACGAGTGCTCGTGCTCACCTACAAGCCGGCTGTGCAGTCGGCGTGGAAAGATGACCTCGCCTCCCATGTCGACTTCGTCGACTGGGAGTTCATCGACCGGAGCGTTGACAGCGACGATGCTGACAACATCGCTTCGGGCACAGACCCGTTCGTGTGGTTCGCGTCTTTTCAGGACCTCAAGGGAAAGACGACTGACGGGCGCATCAAGAAGCACAACGAGACGATTCATCTCGTGGACTGGGATGCCATCGTCATCGACGAGTACCACTTCGGCGCGTGGCGGCAGACAGCGCGCGACCTCTACGACCCGACCGAGAAAGCGCTGGCCGAAGAGGAAGCGCCCGAGGACGACATCGTCGAGCATGACTTCGGTCTGAAAGCCAAGCACTATCTGTACCTCTCAGGTACACCATTTCGCGCCATCACCAACGGCGAGTTCACCGAAGACCAGGTCTTCAACTGGACGTACATCGACGAGCAGCGGGAGAAGGAGGGGTGGGACAACCCTGAGCTGGAGAACCCCTACCTGGACCTGCCGCGGATGGAGATGTACACCTATCGGATGGGTGCTGCCGCAGAAGCGTGGGCGGACGACGGCGAGTTCAATGGCTTCTCCCTGAACGAGTACTTCCGCGCTGGCAAGGCTGATGGCGGCGGCAAGAACGATTACGAGTTCAAAGACAAGGACCGGGTACTCGAGTTCCTTGAGATGCTCCGCGGCAAACTGTCCGACCAGCAGAAGACCCACATCATCGCCGGGCAGAAGCCGCCCTTCCCGTATGAGTCCGCCCGATTCTCCGCCGGCATCCGCCACACCGTCTGGTACATGGACGATGTCGCTGCCTGCTACGCGATGAAGGACCTCCTGGAGACGTCTCCGTACTTCAAGGACTACGTCATCCACGTCGCCGCGGGCACTCGTGCCGGCCAGGGAGCCAAGGCGAAGAAGCCCGTCGAAGATGCCATAGCGAAAGCGGAGCGCGACGGCAAGGCCGGTTCCATCACCCTCTCGTGCGGGAAACTCATGACCGGTGTGACAATCAAGCAGTGGTCCGCCATCTTCATGCTCCGAAGCCTCAAGAGTCCCGAGTCGTACTTCCAGGCTGCGTTCCGCGTGCAGTCCCCGTGGGTCGTCACTCGCGCGGGCGAGCCGCGCGAGGTCGTGAAGCCGACCTGCTACGTCTTCGAGTTCGACCCGAATCGGGCGCTCAGCCTGCTCGCTGAGTACGGCACGAAACTCGCCAACAGCGAGAAAGACGTGCCAGAGAAGGTGCTCGGCGAGCTCATCAACTACCTCCCGATTTTCGCGTTCGACGGCGCCCGGATGGACCCACTCGACGCGACCGAGGTACTCAACTGGGCATCCGCTGGCATCGGAGCGACCGCACTGGCGCAGCGCTGGAACTCGCCGCTTCTGGTCGATGTCAACGACACGACACTGCAGAAGCTCCTCGACAGCCCTGACCTCCTCGCGTCGCTGGAGCAGATCGAGGACTTCCGCAACCTGGCCACGGATGTCAGCAAGGTCATTACCGCCAACAAGAAGCTCAAGGCCACTAAGCGAGAGAAGGGCGAGAAGGGACAGCCGCTCGACGACGACGATAAGAAGGTGGCGAAGGAGAACGCGAACAAGCGCAAGGAGATTCGCGAGAAGCTGCAAAAGTTCATCGCCCGCGTCCCGGTCTTCATGTATTTGACGGACCATCGCGAAAGCGCGCTCGTGGACGTCATCACGTCCCTCGACCCGGTGTTGTTCGAGCGGGTCACCGGCCTCACAATCGCTGACTTCGAGATGCTCGCCAACATCGGGGTGTTCAACGCCCAGCACATGAACTTCGCCATCCACCAGTTCCGCCAGTTCGAAAACGCCAGCCTCCGCTATGCCGACGAAGACCCAACGCCGGCACTGCCGGGGCGTATCGGCGTTTGGGACACTGTCGTTGATTCGGTGGGCGAGAGCTCGCCATGA